The Bacillus zhangzhouensis region ACAGCTTTCAGCAGGAGTATCGAGATTACATTGATCTTGTGAAGCTCTTTCAATTAATGCCGGTCGTCGGAGCTGCTGTTGGCGGGGTGGCAAATCATCAGCTGACAGGACAGCTAGGAGAGGTCGCACGCCACGTGTTTCATTTGCGAATATTAAAAGAAATGAATAAGAAAAGCCGCTGATGAAAGCGGCTTTTCTTATTCATTGTAGGAAAGAACGGCGTTAGCGAGTACCTTTGCTGCAACAGGCATTGCTTTTTCGTTGATATCGAATTTTGGATGATGATGTGGATACACATCCTGGCTGTTTTCCGGCATGGCGCCTGTGTAAAAGAAGGTACCAGAGACATGCTGAAGGTAGTAAGCAAAGTCCTCTCCGCCCATTTGGGTTTCCGCTTCTTTTACTTTTGTGACTCCTTCTGTCTGGTTGGCAATGTCAGCAATATATTCTGTCGGCTTTGGATGGTTTTTGACAGCAGGGTATCCTCTTACATATTCATATGTGTAGGCAGCATCATGCATCTGGCACACCCCTTTTACCACCTGTTCAATTTCTCGTTCAATGATATGCCGTGCGCTTTCTTCAAAGGACCGTGCAGTACCGGTTAAAACAGCTGAATCTGCAATGACGTTAAAGGCATTCTCCGCTACAAAACCTCCAATAGAAACAACAGCAGAATCAATCGGATTAACTTTACGGGCAACGACTTGCTGCAGGTTTGCGACGATTTGTGAACCAATGAGTACAGCATCTTTTGTTAAATGAGGCTGGGCGCCGTGTCCGCCTTTCCCTTGGATTTGAATGGAGAAACGATCGGCGGCTGCCATAAAGTTCCCGCTTTTATAAAGAATTGTGCCACAAGGCTCTGAAGACCAAAGGTGCGTACCAAATATCACATCGACACCGTCTAAACAGCCGTCTTCAATCATTGGTTTTGCACCGCCGGGAGCATATTCTTCTGCATGCTGATGAATGAGGACGATCTTCCCTTTTAATTGATCACGATGTGTATGCAAGATTTTAGCTAATACAAGAAGTGTCGCAGTATGCCCATCGTGACCGCACGCATGCATCACACCAGGCTTTGTTGATTTGTAAGGTACATCTTTTTCATCGTGGATGGGAAGTGCATCAAAATCAGCTCTGAGGGCAATGGTTGGCCCCGGAGAAGCTCCTTCAATAAAAGCGAGTACCCCATGACCGCCCACCTGAGTACGCGTAGGTATTTGTAATGTATCATAGTAGCTGGCGATGAAAGCGGCTGTTTCTTCTTCCTGAAAAGAAAGTTCAGGATTCATATGGAGATGGCGTCTAATTTCAACCATTTCCTCATAATGTTCATCAAGACGTTCATTGATGCTTTTTTGTAAAGTGGATATTGTCATTGAATCGAAAACCTCCTTCATGCTCTTTTATTGATTGTATGGTAATTGTTAGAATTTTTCAACAAAAGAGGATTTCGTGGTCAGTATCAAAAGGTCATTTTACATAAAAGTCGAAGTTGATATGAAGCAGGGAAAGGGAGGAATATCGTTGGGAAGCTGTCCAAATTGTTCAAAAACATTTTCTTTCGCCGAAAAGTTTCATTTATCACATACGAAAATGATGATGTGTCCAAGCTGCCGGCATCAAATCAAAGAAACGTTTGTCTCAAAAATGAGTTTTCTCATGATTTGCTTGATTCCGCTATTGGTGCTGCTGGTTCAATTGAAAGGTGCTTCACCTATGTTGAAGTGGCCGATCTTATTAGGATGGATAATGCTGAATTTCTATGTGCTTCAGCCGATCATTCATCGGTACGAGCTGAAATCAAGCTCATAACATGAAAAGCCCAGCGACTGGGCTTTTTTTGATGAAAAAAAGAAGTGCTGAGAGCAGCACTTCCTTAATTGTCTGTGACGGCATGGTAGGATGTGAGGTAAGCTGGACGAGAGAAAATGGAGCCTGTATCCTCGTGTGGCTGAAAAAATGCTTCTGATTCTTGAAAGTCTTGAAATAAGTCCTCTGATTCCCAAAGTGTCAAAATCAAATATACTTCCTCATCTTTTTGAGGTCTTAAAACGCGAATAGCCTGGAAGCCGCGCTGATGTTCTGAGATATTCGTCTTTTTCTGAAAGGTGGATTCAAACAGTGCTCTGCTTTCAAGCTTAACAGGGATATGATTCAAGGTAACGAAACCAGATTGGACAAGTTCGCCTTTCGCATAAATTACATCATAGGCATGAGGGGCTTTAAATACAGTCTCACCCTCCGTTTCATGAAAAAGAGCTGCTTGTTCTTTCCCGACCATATAAAGCAGATTTTCCAGATGATGTTTCTTTGCGATTTTATGCAAAAAATCAGCCGTTCCATATGTAATATAGAAATTCATCTAAACCGCCTCCTGCTTGATAGTATAACAAAAGAATGATATATAATTCTTTGGTAGTCAATCCATAAAACATATTATGATGCAATACATCCCATACTATCCGTATAAAGGAATGAGGTGACCTAATTGAAAAAAAAGAAGATAATCATTCCATTAGTCATTGCAGGAAGTACAATCGTACTCTCATTTATTGGCTATCTGACGATTTTATTTTTA contains the following coding sequences:
- a CDS encoding antibiotic biosynthesis monooxygenase — translated: MNFYITYGTADFLHKIAKKHHLENLLYMVGKEQAALFHETEGETVFKAPHAYDVIYAKGELVQSGFVTLNHIPVKLESRALFESTFQKKTNISEHQRGFQAIRVLRPQKDEEVYLILTLWESEDLFQDFQESEAFFQPHEDTGSIFSRPAYLTSYHAVTDN
- a CDS encoding M20 family metallopeptidase, which produces MTISTLQKSINERLDEHYEEMVEIRRHLHMNPELSFQEEETAAFIASYYDTLQIPTRTQVGGHGVLAFIEGASPGPTIALRADFDALPIHDEKDVPYKSTKPGVMHACGHDGHTATLLVLAKILHTHRDQLKGKIVLIHQHAEEYAPGGAKPMIEDGCLDGVDVIFGTHLWSSEPCGTILYKSGNFMAAADRFSIQIQGKGGHGAQPHLTKDAVLIGSQIVANLQQVVARKVNPIDSAVVSIGGFVAENAFNVIADSAVLTGTARSFEESARHIIEREIEQVVKGVCQMHDAAYTYEYVRGYPAVKNHPKPTEYIADIANQTEGVTKVKEAETQMGGEDFAYYLQHVSGTFFYTGAMPENSQDVYPHHHPKFDINEKAMPVAAKVLANAVLSYNE